The following coding sequences are from one Rhodothermales bacterium window:
- the hisC gene encoding histidinol-phosphate transaminase produces MEMQQEARLARAVERIRPSVRWEKPYIVPRDPGPVHIKLNQNENPLDLPESLKRRLIEDFFNVPFNRYPTEQPDRLQAAIGRHTGHDPAGILIGNGSNELTHTLGHGFIERGRQVVLPTPMFSLYSSVVRLFEGVIVPVPPRPDLRFDAPALLEAVRMHRPALTVLTTPNNPTGLSMPIEEIEPIVDAAAESGFVVVDEAYIEFTEEVSVSTLLDRYPHLILLRTLSKAFGLAGLRIGYLMAHPAIIQELLKARLPFMIDRLSESVALALLDDPVLLAERVTAMKTACQHIGRALAAMPGVQVVPSQANFVLFKTDRPGRAVMKQLAEDGILVRDMSGYPELQGYLRVSAGLPEENKAFLMALERSLHAPADLA; encoded by the coding sequence ATGGAGATGCAGCAGGAGGCGCGGCTCGCGCGCGCCGTCGAACGAATCCGCCCCTCGGTACGCTGGGAAAAGCCCTATATCGTTCCGCGCGATCCCGGCCCGGTCCACATCAAGCTCAACCAGAACGAAAACCCCCTCGATCTGCCCGAATCGCTGAAGCGGCGGCTCATCGAGGACTTCTTCAACGTCCCGTTCAACCGGTACCCCACGGAACAGCCGGACCGGCTCCAGGCCGCGATCGGGCGCCACACCGGCCACGACCCCGCCGGCATCCTCATCGGCAACGGCAGCAACGAGTTGACGCATACGCTCGGGCACGGGTTTATCGAACGGGGCCGGCAGGTGGTGCTTCCGACGCCCATGTTCTCCCTGTATAGCTCGGTCGTACGGCTCTTCGAAGGAGTCATCGTTCCCGTTCCGCCCCGCCCCGATCTCCGGTTCGACGCCCCCGCCCTGCTGGAGGCGGTTCGGATGCATCGGCCGGCCCTCACCGTGCTCACCACCCCCAATAATCCTACCGGCCTCTCGATGCCGATCGAGGAGATCGAACCGATCGTGGATGCCGCCGCGGAGTCTGGCTTTGTGGTGGTGGATGAGGCCTATATCGAATTCACCGAGGAAGTGAGCGTAAGCACGCTGCTGGACCGCTACCCGCATCTCATCCTACTGCGTACCCTCTCCAAGGCCTTCGGGCTCGCCGGCCTCCGCATCGGCTATTTGATGGCGCACCCGGCGATCATCCAGGAGTTGCTAAAAGCCCGGCTCCCGTTTATGATCGACCGTCTGTCCGAATCCGTGGCACTGGCTTTGCTCGACGACCCCGTACTCCTGGCCGAGCGTGTAACGGCGATGAAAACGGCGTGTCAGCATATCGGACGCGCCCTGGCCGCCATGCCCGGGGTACAGGTCGTTCCGAGCCAGGCAAATTTTGTACTCTTCAAAACCGACCGCCCGGGACGCGCCGTGATGAAGCAACTGGCGGAAGATGGCATCCTCGTGCGCGACATGAGTGGATATCCCGAATTACAGGGCTATCTTCGTGTTAGCGCCGGCCTGCCGGAAGAGAACAAGGCGTTCTTGATGGCGTTGGAGAGGTCGTTGCACGCGCCAGCGGATCTCGCATGA
- the hisD gene encoding histidinol dehydrogenase, with protein MIPIVAYADRQTRLRVILNRQASFSTEVDEVVRAILGQVRDRGDDALAAYTDQFDGVRPASLRVSASEREAAFRALDPDFLAILTEAARNIRHFHEAQRQQSWFREDGDGVILGQRVVPIERVGLYVPGGKAFYPSSLLMNAIPAQVAGVVDIHLVSPPGKNGRPHASVLATAHLLGLENVYAVGGAQAIAALAFGTRTIPRVDKIVGPGNAYVAAAKKQVYGPVAIDSIAGPSEIVVLADETADAEFVAADLLSQAEHDERASAILVTTSAPLARAVCDHLARLVPTLSRRRIVEASLAEYGACVVTDTLDQAVDMVNELAPEHLEVIVHDPWALLPRIRHAGAIFLGPYSTEPVGDYFAGPNHVLPTGGTARYASALGVDDFIRKQSVIAYTRERLLTAGPSIVRFANEEELTAHALAVQVRLDRHA; from the coding sequence GTGATACCTATCGTTGCCTACGCGGATCGGCAAACGCGCCTCCGCGTGATATTGAACCGCCAGGCCTCCTTCAGCACGGAGGTGGACGAGGTCGTTCGCGCCATCCTCGGACAGGTGCGTGACCGCGGCGACGACGCCTTGGCGGCGTACACCGATCAGTTCGACGGCGTCCGGCCGGCTTCGCTCCGCGTTTCGGCGTCCGAGCGCGAAGCCGCCTTTCGCGCTCTCGACCCCGACTTTCTGGCCATCCTCACCGAGGCGGCGCGTAATATTCGACACTTCCACGAGGCCCAGCGCCAGCAATCCTGGTTCCGGGAAGATGGCGACGGCGTCATCCTCGGACAACGTGTCGTCCCGATCGAACGGGTCGGACTCTATGTCCCGGGTGGCAAGGCGTTTTATCCCTCCAGCCTCCTGATGAACGCGATCCCGGCGCAGGTGGCCGGCGTCGTGGACATCCACCTCGTCTCACCGCCCGGAAAAAACGGGCGCCCCCATGCCTCTGTGCTCGCCACCGCGCACCTGCTGGGCCTCGAAAACGTTTACGCCGTCGGCGGCGCCCAGGCCATCGCGGCGCTGGCGTTTGGCACCCGGACCATCCCACGCGTGGACAAGATCGTGGGCCCCGGAAACGCCTACGTCGCCGCGGCCAAAAAACAGGTCTATGGTCCCGTCGCCATCGACTCGATCGCCGGCCCGAGCGAGATCGTCGTCCTGGCCGACGAAACGGCCGACGCGGAATTCGTCGCCGCCGACCTCCTCTCACAGGCCGAACACGACGAACGCGCCTCGGCCATCCTGGTCACGACTTCGGCCCCGCTCGCCCGCGCCGTGTGCGACCACCTCGCGCGTCTCGTGCCCACGCTCTCGCGCCGGCGGATCGTCGAGGCCTCCCTCGCCGAGTACGGCGCCTGCGTCGTGACCGACACGCTGGATCAGGCCGTCGACATGGTCAACGAGCTGGCGCCCGAACACCTGGAAGTCATCGTACACGACCCGTGGGCGCTACTGCCGCGGATCCGCCACGCCGGCGCCATCTTCCTCGGCCCGTATTCGACCGAGCCCGTGGGCGACTACTTCGCCGGCCCGAACCACGTCCTCCCCACCGGCGGCACCGCGCGCTACGCCTCGGCGCTGGGGGTGGACGACTTCATCCGCAAGCAGTCCGTCATCGCCTATACCCGCGAACGCCTCCTGACCGCCGGCCCCAGCATCGTACGCTTCGCCAATGAGGAAGAACTGACCGCGCACGCCCTGGCTGTGCAGGTCCGCCTGGATCGGCACGCCTGA
- a CDS encoding DUF3276 family protein yields the protein MSYERENPNRSYNERGEYSEDDYYEGNDRSRSSGRYRDEVYSKRVPAGKRTYFFDVKTTRSGEDFFLTITESKRIDETRYEKHKIFLYKEDFGKFLSAMHEVVQHIKDQCLPGYEFRGLPELTVVPQDDEDDAYHDDEY from the coding sequence ATGAGTTACGAACGGGAGAATCCCAACCGATCGTATAACGAGCGCGGCGAGTATTCGGAGGATGACTACTACGAAGGCAACGACCGTTCGCGTTCTTCAGGTCGGTATCGAGATGAGGTCTATTCGAAGCGAGTGCCGGCCGGTAAACGGACGTACTTTTTCGATGTAAAGACGACGCGCTCCGGCGAGGACTTTTTCCTGACGATCACCGAGAGCAAGCGCATCGATGAGACACGGTACGAGAAGCATAAGATATTCCTGTACAAGGAGGACTTCGGGAAATTCCTTTCCGCCATGCACGAGGTGGTCCAGCACATCAAGGACCAGTGCCTGCCAGGCTACGAATTCCGCGGCCTGCCCGAGTTGACGGTCGTTCCACAGGACGATGAAGACGACGCGTATCACGACGACGAATACTAG
- a CDS encoding bifunctional nuclease family protein, with the protein MEFIQVDIVGLSTSPSSGGAYALVLGEIEGNRRLPIIIGAFEAQAIALELENIQPPRPMTHDLLRDLFETVGAEILDVVIDELREGTFFAKIRFVHGGDESQLDSRPSDAVALAVRVGAPIYVAPAVLEEAGIPTEEEGVSAVPKPEVEEKPNRPVSKLKQMEDQLEKAINDENYELAAKLRDEIERSRGDQTQN; encoded by the coding sequence ATGGAATTCATTCAGGTAGACATTGTTGGACTCTCGACCAGCCCTTCCAGTGGCGGCGCCTACGCCCTCGTGCTTGGTGAGATCGAGGGCAATCGCCGCCTCCCGATCATCATCGGCGCCTTCGAAGCGCAGGCCATCGCACTGGAACTCGAGAACATCCAACCGCCGCGTCCGATGACGCACGATCTGTTGCGGGACCTGTTCGAGACCGTCGGCGCCGAAATTCTGGATGTCGTCATCGACGAATTGCGTGAAGGGACGTTCTTCGCCAAGATCCGCTTCGTGCATGGCGGCGATGAGAGCCAGCTCGACTCCCGCCCCAGCGACGCCGTTGCCCTGGCCGTGCGCGTAGGCGCCCCGATCTATGTGGCCCCGGCCGTGCTTGAAGAAGCCGGCATCCCGACGGAAGAAGAAGGCGTGTCCGCCGTGCCCAAACCCGAAGTCGAGGAAAAACCCAATCGCCCCGTCTCCAAGCTCAAACAAATGGAGGATCAGCTGGAGAAAGCCATCAACGACGAGAACTATGAGCTGGCGGCCAAGCTGCGTGACGAAATCGAGCGTAGCCGCGGGGATCAGACCCAGAACTGA